Proteins found in one Pectobacterium atrosepticum genomic segment:
- the rimO gene encoding 30S ribosomal protein S12 methylthiotransferase RimO — protein MSNISTPQPRIGFVSLGCPKNLVDSERILTELRTEGYQVVPRYDDAELVIVNTCGFIDSAVQESLEAIGEALNENGKVIVTGCLGAKENQIREVHPKVLEITGPHSYEQVLSHVHQYVPKPTHNPFTSLVPEQGVKLTPRHYAYLKISEGCNHRCTFCIIPSMRGDLDSRPIGSVLDEAKRLVNAGVKELLVISQDTSAYGADVKQRTGFWNGQPVKTSMVSLCEQLASLGVWVRLHYVYPYPHVDDVIPLMAEGKILPYLDIPLQHASPKILKLMKRPGAVERTLERIKRWREICPDLTLRSTFIVGFPGETEEDFQMLLDFLKEAKLDRVGCFKFSPVEGAAANELPDQVPEEVKEERFHRFMQLQQAISTQRLQDKIGREVLVLIDEIDEEGAIGRSMADAPEIDGAVYLNGETGVKVGDIVKVKVEHADEYDLWGSRV, from the coding sequence ATGAGCAATATTTCCACCCCGCAACCACGCATCGGCTTTGTCTCACTCGGCTGCCCGAAAAATCTCGTCGACTCCGAGAGGATTCTGACCGAACTGCGTACTGAAGGTTATCAGGTCGTGCCACGTTATGACGACGCTGAACTGGTGATCGTCAATACCTGTGGTTTTATTGACAGCGCCGTGCAAGAGTCGCTGGAAGCCATCGGCGAAGCGCTGAATGAAAACGGTAAAGTCATCGTGACGGGCTGTTTAGGTGCCAAAGAAAATCAAATACGCGAAGTGCACCCTAAGGTTCTGGAAATTACCGGCCCGCACAGCTACGAGCAAGTGCTGTCACACGTACATCAATATGTCCCTAAACCGACGCACAATCCGTTTACCAGCTTGGTTCCTGAACAAGGCGTAAAACTCACGCCGCGCCATTATGCCTATCTGAAAATTTCAGAAGGCTGTAACCACCGCTGTACGTTCTGCATTATTCCCTCCATGCGTGGCGATTTGGATAGCCGCCCAATCGGTTCAGTGCTGGATGAAGCAAAACGCCTGGTAAATGCTGGCGTAAAAGAGCTGCTGGTCATTTCTCAGGACACCTCGGCGTACGGCGCAGATGTGAAGCAGCGCACCGGCTTTTGGAACGGTCAACCGGTCAAAACCAGCATGGTCAGCCTGTGTGAGCAACTGGCATCGCTAGGCGTGTGGGTGCGCCTACACTATGTCTACCCTTACCCGCACGTAGACGATGTGATCCCATTAATGGCAGAAGGCAAAATCCTGCCTTATCTGGACATTCCGCTCCAACACGCCAGTCCGAAGATTCTCAAGCTGATGAAGCGTCCGGGCGCGGTAGAAAGAACGCTGGAACGCATTAAGCGCTGGCGCGAAATTTGCCCTGATTTAACGCTGCGTTCGACCTTTATTGTCGGCTTCCCCGGCGAAACGGAAGAGGACTTCCAGATGCTGCTCGACTTCCTGAAAGAAGCCAAACTTGACCGCGTGGGTTGCTTCAAATTCAGCCCAGTCGAAGGCGCAGCGGCAAATGAATTGCCCGATCAGGTGCCGGAAGAAGTCAAAGAAGAACGTTTCCACCGTTTCATGCAGCTTCAACAGGCGATTTCCACTCAACGCTTGCAGGATAAAATTGGCCGTGAAGTACTGGTACTGATCGATGAAATTGACGAAGAAGGCGCAATTGGCCGCAGTATGGCTGACGCCCCTGAAATTGATGGCGCAGTTTATCTGAACGGCGAAACTGGCGTGAAAGTCGGTGACATCGTCAAAGTGAAAGTCGAACACGCAGATGAATACGATCTGTGGGGTAGTCGCGTTTAA
- a CDS encoding DUF2461 family protein — translation MKSTSPILTGFKKESLTLLSKIKEENSKDWHDENKVFYNKALLEPFQKLVVSLSATIREIDPTIEIRPDIGRTISHIYTLNNSSFRTRRQRFEQHKALAR, via the coding sequence ATGAAATCGACATCGCCAATACTTACTGGATTTAAAAAAGAAAGCCTGACGTTACTCAGTAAGATAAAAGAAGAAAACAGCAAAGACTGGCATGATGAAAATAAGGTTTTTTATAATAAGGCCTTGTTAGAACCTTTCCAAAAATTAGTCGTCTCATTGTCAGCGACGATACGGGAAATCGATCCTACGATTGAAATAAGACCCGATATAGGAAGGACGATTTCTCACATATATACCCTAAATAATTCGAGTTTCAGGACAAGACGTCAGCGTTTTGAACAACACAAAGCGTTGGCCCGCTAG
- a CDS encoding SDR family oxidoreductase has product MGKVWFITGASRGFGRIWTETALRRGDCVIAAAREPEKLADLCKLFDDRLLPVTLDVCDRAAAVQAVEKGVHKFGRIDVVINNAGYALFCPVAEVPESDARKIIETNFLGSLWVIQAVLPLLREQRKGHIIQISSIAGLMAFPGMAMYNATKWAVEGLIETLAGEVDAFGIHVTLVEPGPHLTDWIGCSATRPPHSDIYPTLEEMQQRWPRLIPAAPESVAQPMMELVDATKPPLRILLGEGLKTLILKNGQHRLAEFI; this is encoded by the coding sequence GTGGGAAAAGTATGGTTTATTACGGGGGCTTCCCGTGGTTTCGGCCGTATATGGACGGAAACGGCATTGCGACGTGGAGATTGCGTCATTGCCGCTGCGCGTGAACCAGAAAAATTAGCAGATTTATGTAAGTTATTCGATGACAGACTGTTACCGGTTACGTTGGATGTGTGCGATCGGGCGGCAGCCGTGCAGGCGGTAGAAAAGGGTGTTCATAAGTTTGGCCGGATTGATGTGGTCATCAATAATGCCGGATATGCGCTTTTCTGCCCGGTGGCGGAGGTTCCAGAATCTGATGCTAGGAAAATTATTGAAACGAATTTTCTTGGTTCCCTATGGGTAATACAAGCCGTATTACCGTTATTAAGAGAGCAGAGGAAAGGGCACATTATTCAAATATCCAGCATTGCTGGTTTAATGGCCTTCCCCGGCATGGCGATGTATAACGCGACTAAATGGGCCGTGGAGGGGTTAATTGAAACATTGGCTGGTGAAGTCGACGCATTTGGTATTCATGTCACGTTAGTTGAGCCCGGCCCACATTTAACCGACTGGATTGGCTGCTCTGCTACCCGACCGCCTCATAGTGACATTTATCCTACCCTGGAGGAGATGCAGCAGCGTTGGCCCCGATTAATTCCTGCTGCACCGGAAAGTGTGGCACAGCCAATGATGGAATTGGTTGACGCGACTAAACCACCGTTGCGAATTTTATTAGGGGAAGGGTTAAAAACGCTGATTTTAAAAAATGGGCAGCATCGTCTGGCTGAATTTATATAA
- a CDS encoding phenazine biosynthesis protein, protein MFKPNSVILYVNDVDASTTFYTSIFGEGPIEAFPGFSVFSLKDGFILGLQTKHDIEPKPEPAFGGFELCLSDISIEEVDAIYNDFASRNVPMALTPTRLEFGYTFVALDPDGHRIRLCATDTSGIEKL, encoded by the coding sequence ATGTTTAAACCAAACAGTGTCATTCTCTATGTCAATGATGTCGATGCCAGTACAACGTTTTATACGTCTATTTTTGGAGAGGGCCCTATTGAAGCTTTCCCCGGTTTTTCTGTGTTTTCATTGAAAGATGGGTTTATCCTGGGGTTACAGACAAAGCACGATATTGAGCCTAAACCTGAACCTGCCTTTGGTGGATTTGAACTGTGCCTAAGTGACATTTCAATTGAGGAAGTCGATGCTATTTATAATGACTTTGCATCCCGTAATGTTCCTATGGCGTTGACGCCGACCAGACTAGAGTTTGGTTATACATTTGTTGCACTCGACCCGGACGGACATCGAATTCGCCTTTGCGCGACAGATACTAGCGGTATTGAAAAACTGTAA